Proteins from a single region of Pseudopedobacter saltans DSM 12145:
- a CDS encoding AraC family transcriptional regulator, with product MVKQIDPCPLLNNCIDNYMFVDIDWSNNKHIDSIWRLIPFGQISALFLYGDLHGYSDHGDSPLISTPRSFIVGQLTKPLWLSFSGHTRLVKIQFKPAGAQQLIHINLSELTNNPCIPLENLWGYHTDFLLEQLHDADSDNERAELLNKFFIKRLSPSNLQATYIDYTLQQLYRNNGSYKLQHLEQKLGISGRQLERIFKSHVGLKPKDISRSIRMNTALTLLCNKPETSLSNLAYELGYYDPAHFSKDFSQLTGLLPSKLKNKPQKELVVTHGKCFYS from the coding sequence ATGGTAAAACAGATCGACCCATGTCCTTTGCTTAATAATTGTATTGACAACTATATGTTTGTAGATATAGACTGGTCAAACAATAAACATATCGACTCGATCTGGAGACTTATCCCCTTCGGCCAGATTTCAGCACTATTTTTATATGGAGATCTCCATGGTTATAGCGACCATGGAGATTCTCCCTTAATATCTACTCCCCGTTCCTTTATTGTAGGTCAGTTAACCAAACCCTTATGGCTAAGCTTTTCGGGACATACCCGTTTAGTTAAAATACAGTTCAAACCTGCGGGAGCGCAACAGCTTATACACATCAACTTATCCGAATTAACAAATAACCCTTGTATTCCTTTAGAAAACCTATGGGGATATCATACCGATTTCTTGTTAGAACAGTTGCATGACGCAGATTCCGATAATGAAAGAGCAGAACTATTGAATAAATTTTTCATCAAAAGATTAAGTCCCTCAAACCTCCAGGCTACTTATATAGATTATACATTACAGCAATTATACCGTAATAATGGTAGTTACAAATTACAGCATCTGGAACAAAAATTAGGTATCAGCGGCAGACAGTTGGAACGAATTTTTAAGTCTCATGTAGGACTAAAGCCCAAAGACATCAGCCGGTCTATCAGGATGAATACTGCCCTGACTTTGCTTTGCAATAAACCAGAAACATCTCTTAGTAATCTCGCTTATGAATTAGGTTACTACGATCCCGCCCATTTCTCTAAAGACTTCAGTCAATTAACCGGCCTATTACCTTCCAAATTAAAGAACAAACCACAAAAAGAGCTTGTAGTAACCCACGGAAAATGTTTCTATAGCTAA
- a CDS encoding glycosyltransferase family 117 protein, with protein MTYKKINNLFGWLTFLIASLVYILTLEPTASYWDCGEFISAAYKLQIVHQPGAPLFLMIGKLFSLFAANETKVAYWVNVSSALSSGATIMFLFWSITALGRKVATGYKGEPNTTQVITIIGAGLVGALAYAFSDTFWFSAVEAEVYAMSSLLTAIVFWAILKWDAHADEPNADKWLLFIAYVMGLSIGVHLLNLLAIPAIALIYYFRRTEKATSKGTITALIIGIIILGVIQYGIIQYLVKFGAYFDLFFVNTIGLGFGSGVIFFALLVVGLSIWLILYSIRKNKPVLNLAMLSFVFIIFGYSSFAMIVIRAKANPTLNNSDPDNAFALLSYLNREQYGDRPLAYGQYFDSKVIDSKETSTIYRKGEHKYEVAGKRTSYIYDRNTLFPRMYSDDRGHIAVYRDWMDMTESQSPTFAQNLGFFGTYQVGFMYMRYFLWNFAGRQNDEQGYGEYTKGNWISGIKPIDAMRLGSQSELPKSITENKAYNRLYFLPLILGIIGAFWHFKRNQKDAGVVALLFFFTGLAIVLYLNQTPNQPRERDYAYAGSFYAFAIWIGLAVFAISEWFGKFLNAKTASALATVIGLLAAPVLMAKEEWNDHDRSEKTTARDLAKNYLSSCAPNAILFTYGDNDTYPLWYVQEVENFRPDVRIINLSLFDTDWYINQLRKPFNASQPIDLTIPPSAYVSGVRDVLFYQDFQLQGHQEIADIFEFVTSDNPEAKVQYQNGKSENFLPTKQFKLTVNAEDVIKSGAMKASEAGRIVPEMNWTLPGNYLTKGQLAILDILAHNKWKRPIYFAFTVPNSSFMGLDKYLFNEGFALRLLPKEKHNLENSSALSETEEVDSDAMYANMMDKFVWGNMKNASYLDPESTKMVFLSVNKFIELSRNLITEGKLDSAKNVMNKCLDVLPIKTVYDSNFALGKYEIVDVLYQLGMKKEANDLLSQTADLVQGELNYRYSISKTKENLAGRDVQLGLFVLSQFEEMTKKYQETALHKKVDDQLKSFETKFGFSR; from the coding sequence ATGACCTATAAAAAAATTAACAACTTATTTGGTTGGCTTACATTTCTAATTGCAAGCTTAGTTTATATTTTAACTCTGGAACCTACGGCAAGTTATTGGGATTGCGGCGAATTTATTTCTGCCGCCTATAAACTTCAAATTGTTCATCAACCGGGGGCGCCTTTGTTTTTGATGATAGGCAAGCTATTTAGTCTATTTGCGGCAAATGAAACTAAAGTTGCTTACTGGGTGAATGTAAGTTCGGCGCTTTCCAGTGGTGCTACCATTATGTTCTTGTTTTGGTCCATTACTGCGCTGGGCAGAAAAGTGGCTACCGGTTACAAAGGTGAGCCTAATACAACACAAGTTATCACCATTATTGGTGCTGGTTTGGTAGGTGCTTTAGCTTATGCTTTTTCTGATACTTTTTGGTTTTCTGCTGTTGAGGCCGAGGTTTACGCCATGTCATCTTTGTTAACAGCAATTGTATTTTGGGCTATTTTGAAATGGGATGCTCATGCAGATGAGCCGAACGCCGACAAATGGCTTCTTTTTATTGCCTATGTAATGGGACTTTCGATTGGGGTTCACTTACTGAATTTATTGGCTATTCCGGCAATTGCGTTGATCTATTATTTCCGCAGAACAGAAAAAGCTACCTCTAAGGGAACTATAACAGCCCTAATTATTGGAATTATAATTCTGGGAGTTATCCAATACGGTATTATACAGTACCTTGTAAAATTTGGAGCTTACTTTGATTTATTCTTTGTTAACACGATAGGCCTGGGCTTCGGAAGTGGCGTTATTTTCTTTGCACTATTGGTAGTAGGTTTATCAATCTGGCTAATCTTATATTCTATACGTAAAAACAAGCCTGTACTTAATCTGGCTATGTTATCATTTGTATTTATCATTTTCGGATACAGTTCTTTTGCCATGATTGTCATCAGAGCAAAAGCAAATCCTACTTTAAATAACAGCGATCCGGACAATGCCTTTGCTTTATTAAGTTATCTTAACCGCGAGCAGTACGGAGACAGGCCATTAGCTTATGGACAGTACTTTGACAGTAAAGTTATAGACTCTAAAGAAACCTCTACTATTTACAGAAAAGGGGAACATAAATATGAAGTTGCAGGCAAAAGAACTTCATACATATATGATAGAAACACGTTATTTCCAAGAATGTACAGCGATGACAGAGGTCATATAGCAGTTTACAGGGATTGGATGGATATGACAGAATCTCAAAGTCCTACTTTTGCGCAAAACCTTGGTTTCTTTGGAACTTATCAGGTAGGTTTTATGTATATGCGTTACTTCCTTTGGAATTTTGCCGGAAGACAAAATGACGAGCAAGGATATGGCGAGTACACAAAAGGAAATTGGATTAGTGGGATCAAACCTATTGATGCTATGCGTCTGGGCAGCCAAAGTGAGCTTCCAAAAAGCATCACAGAAAACAAAGCCTATAACAGGTTATATTTCCTTCCATTAATTTTAGGAATAATTGGCGCTTTCTGGCATTTTAAAAGAAACCAAAAGGATGCTGGTGTTGTGGCGCTTCTGTTCTTCTTTACGGGTTTGGCAATTGTTCTTTATCTTAACCAGACACCAAATCAACCAAGAGAGCGGGATTATGCTTATGCCGGATCGTTCTACGCTTTTGCAATATGGATTGGTTTGGCTGTTTTTGCCATTTCAGAATGGTTTGGCAAGTTTTTAAATGCTAAAACTGCCAGTGCATTGGCAACTGTTATCGGCCTTTTAGCTGCTCCAGTTTTAATGGCTAAGGAAGAATGGAACGACCATGACCGTTCTGAAAAAACGACCGCAAGAGATTTAGCAAAAAACTATTTAAGCAGTTGTGCACCAAATGCGATACTTTTTACTTACGGAGATAATGATACTTATCCTTTATGGTACGTACAGGAAGTGGAAAACTTCAGACCGGACGTAAGGATTATCAATTTAAGTTTATTTGATACGGATTGGTATATCAATCAGTTGAGGAAACCATTTAACGCTTCGCAGCCTATCGATTTAACTATTCCACCGTCTGCTTATGTCTCCGGGGTAAGAGATGTGCTTTTCTATCAGGATTTTCAATTACAGGGCCATCAGGAGATTGCCGATATTTTTGAATTTGTTACTTCTGATAATCCTGAAGCTAAAGTTCAGTACCAGAATGGCAAATCGGAGAACTTCTTACCTACAAAACAGTTTAAATTGACTGTTAACGCAGAGGATGTTATTAAATCTGGTGCAATGAAGGCAAGCGAAGCTGGCAGAATTGTCCCTGAAATGAACTGGACTTTACCAGGAAATTATTTAACAAAAGGGCAATTGGCTATTCTGGATATTCTTGCCCATAACAAATGGAAAAGACCTATTTACTTTGCTTTCACTGTTCCGAACAGTAGCTTTATGGGTTTGGATAAATACCTTTTTAACGAAGGCTTCGCTTTACGCCTGCTTCCAAAAGAAAAACATAATCTGGAAAACAGCAGTGCCCTTTCTGAAACTGAAGAAGTTGATAGCGATGCAATGTACGCCAATATGATGGATAAATTTGTTTGGGGTAACATGAAGAATGCATCTTATTTAGATCCTGAATCGACGAAAATGGTATTTTTGTCTGTTAACAAGTTTATTGAGCTAAGCAGAAATTTAATTACTGAAGGAAAACTGGATAGTGCCAAAAATGTAATGAATAAATGCCTTGATGTGCTTCCTATAAAAACTGTTTATGATTCTAATTTTGCCCTGGGTAAAT
- the metA gene encoding homoserine O-acetyltransferase MetA, whose product MPVKIPNNLPAIELLKKENIFVMNDLRANTQDIRPMRVLILNLMPIKITTETDFVRLLSNNPLQVEVEFLRLDSHKSKNTSEEHLELFYKSFDEIKGNFYDGMIITGAPVEMLKFEEVNYWNEITTIFDWARKHVTSTLYICWASQAALYHFYGVEKVPLDDKLFGVFKHTATDKTNPLFRGFDDEFFIPHSRHTTFFKSDVENKADITVLSESKEAGVAIASSRGGREFYLTGHSEYAPLTLHDEYMRDVNRGLEIDVPRNYYVDNDPKKGPLVCWTSHANLLFNNWLNYFVYQETPYDLRDVEHLGDIKASND is encoded by the coding sequence ATGCCAGTAAAAATACCGAATAATCTGCCAGCGATAGAGCTTCTGAAAAAAGAAAACATTTTTGTGATGAACGACCTAAGGGCAAACACTCAGGACATTCGTCCAATGCGTGTATTGATCCTGAACCTGATGCCTATAAAGATAACGACGGAGACTGATTTTGTGCGTTTACTTTCTAATAATCCGTTGCAGGTAGAGGTGGAGTTTTTGAGACTGGATTCTCATAAATCCAAAAATACGTCTGAAGAGCATTTGGAATTGTTTTACAAGAGCTTCGACGAGATTAAAGGGAATTTTTATGATGGTATGATTATTACCGGTGCGCCCGTAGAAATGTTGAAGTTCGAAGAGGTAAACTATTGGAACGAGATTACGACTATATTTGACTGGGCCAGAAAACATGTTACGTCCACTTTATATATTTGTTGGGCTTCGCAGGCTGCATTGTATCATTTCTATGGTGTAGAGAAAGTGCCTTTGGATGATAAATTGTTTGGTGTTTTTAAGCATACTGCGACAGATAAGACAAACCCTTTATTTAGGGGCTTTGATGATGAATTCTTTATTCCACATAGCAGACATACCACTTTCTTTAAGTCTGATGTAGAAAATAAAGCGGATATTACTGTGCTTTCTGAATCTAAAGAAGCCGGAGTTGCTATTGCATCTTCGAGAGGAGGCAGGGAGTTTTATCTGACCGGACATTCGGAATATGCACCTCTTACATTACACGATGAATATATGAGAGATGTGAACAGAGGACTTGAAATTGATGTTCCACGAAATTATTATGTGGATAACGATCCTAAAAAAGGGCCTTTGGTCTGCTGGACAAGCCATGCAAACTTATTATTCAATAACTGGCTTAACTATTTTGTATATCAGGAGACTCCGTATGATTTACGTGATGTAGAACATTTGGGAGATATAAAAGCTAGTAATGATTAG